A genomic window from Sporosarcina sp. Marseille-Q4063 includes:
- a CDS encoding UvrD-helicase domain-containing protein, whose protein sequence is MSESVGGFMSPLDKDIRNEILTTEGSIVISASAGTGKTYTTIQRIIKDTDENNNYQTFAAVTFTRKAAKEILNRLGPNKGEGFVGTNDNFIWLEIIQPFMYDVYGLDFKKEIKPDFSNENEIITYDEGIEKIRSTQLICKYRNNKNNFAFQLAIEILKGSYSCRRYIKAKYYRIYIDEYQDCDVDMHNFFMYLCDELKILLFVVGDSKQSIYGFRGAYSEGFTEIINKQSFESFELWHNFRSNRVIQNYSNIFMESVRKHYQQTEFNDEIIAFKYGSDSEAIEYISDWINVGKKCAFLNFSNRNAESWSEQLNDNGIPFVFIPSSPLDYTNLESEHIWIARAIAHYSVEHRYSEYDFMDEIPMPETYKITKIKKLLRGIEESKSEQLKHEENCIKLYKYLGYDEDLKKIKREISKIYEVTNDDKYIPTYNQDLYKLTSGTIHSSKGLEFEQVIINAQDYDLTREGIEFLHYVAISRPEERLLIIVQNGSMDRYKGYIHNKVLKTRELGISVDLNQVIKIVG, encoded by the coding sequence GTGTCTGAAAGTGTTGGTGGATTCATGTCGCCGTTAGATAAAGATATTAGGAATGAAATTCTGACAACTGAAGGAAGTATTGTGATAAGTGCAAGTGCCGGAACAGGTAAAACCTATACTACAATACAAAGAATTATCAAAGATACAGATGAAAATAATAACTATCAAACGTTTGCTGCTGTTACTTTCACGAGAAAAGCAGCGAAGGAAATTTTAAACAGGCTCGGTCCAAATAAGGGGGAGGGGTTTGTTGGAACAAATGATAATTTTATTTGGTTGGAGATAATCCAACCATTTATGTATGATGTCTATGGTCTCGACTTCAAAAAAGAAATAAAACCCGACTTCAGTAATGAAAATGAAATTATTACTTACGATGAGGGGATAGAGAAGATTCGGAGCACCCAGTTAATCTGTAAGTATCGTAATAACAAAAATAATTTTGCGTTCCAATTGGCAATAGAAATTTTAAAAGGATCTTATTCCTGTAGAAGATATATAAAAGCGAAGTATTATCGAATTTATATCGATGAGTATCAAGATTGTGACGTTGATATGCATAACTTTTTTATGTATCTATGCGATGAGCTTAAGATTCTATTGTTTGTCGTTGGAGATTCTAAACAGTCTATTTATGGTTTTCGGGGTGCTTATAGTGAAGGATTTACAGAAATTATTAACAAGCAATCCTTCGAAAGCTTTGAGTTGTGGCATAATTTCAGATCAAATAGAGTAATCCAAAATTACTCAAATATATTTATGGAAAGTGTAAGAAAACATTACCAGCAGACTGAATTTAATGATGAAATAATTGCTTTTAAGTACGGTAGCGATAGTGAGGCTATTGAATATATTAGTGATTGGATTAATGTCGGTAAAAAGTGTGCATTTTTAAACTTTAGTAATAGAAATGCGGAGAGCTGGAGTGAACAATTAAATGATAATGGCATACCGTTCGTTTTTATTCCTAGCTCCCCTTTAGACTACACTAATCTTGAAAGTGAACATATTTGGATAGCGAGAGCTATTGCTCATTATTCAGTAGAACATAGGTATAGCGAATATGATTTCATGGATGAGATACCGATGCCAGAGACTTACAAAATTACAAAGATTAAAAAGTTGTTAAGGGGAATTGAAGAGTCAAAAAGTGAACAATTGAAACATGAAGAAAACTGTATTAAGTTGTATAAATACCTAGGTTATGATGAAGACCTGAAGAAAATCAAGCGAGAGATAAGTAAAATATATGAAGTAACTAATGATGATAAATATATTCCTACCTATAATCAAGACCTTTATAAACTTACTTCTGGTACAATACATTCATCCAAAGGGCTTGAGTTTGAACAAGTAATCATAAATGCTCAAGATTATGACTTAACAAGAGAAGGAATAGAATTTTTGCATTATGTTGCGATATCTAGACCAGAAGAAAGGTTATTGATTATTGTACAAAATGGATCCATGGACAGGTATAAAGGGTATATTCATAATAAAGTTTTAAAAACACGCGAATTGGGAATCAGTGTTGATCTTAACCAAGTAATTAAAATTGTTGGTTGA
- a CDS encoding ATP-dependent endonuclease, producing the protein MNFRHLTIENFRNFESVDIDLTNRNIIFGLNDIGKSNFLAAIRFILDRNFRRNGFMDSDYYNKDTSKEITLTLKIGISDEENDDNKKIFTMMGGAISSSAKEIYIQLKSVYDGESLVGEPNLFWGIDLENLEEIPSSQSYYELDKYFNIIYIDSSIQLESTFKRYSKEILKGDSSLSETERKVLSTHIKNLNKSVGKLSTIKEFEKELVNEYKKFKDDKNFKVSIRSEIELSNIHSKLTPYILDEKLENYPTSGDGRKKILAYTLLTLENRRLEERKINIFLIEELENHLHRSMQIALSYQIFSDEIFKYLFMTTHSSLIVSQMDDVNLIKLFKQGTVTGKSFIYRVPEKYKTLKQKLNQNLAEAIYADVVLLVEGPSEKILFERILREKFERYESYGGYILEVDGINFIEYYKVLTELGIKVIVKTDNDLKKVKGRPECNLLGINRCQRLIEEVEVENLSGIDPIRYEKEADYKIERKIFVFNKYPDIIKRLKDNNIYLSRIELENDLYEVIPGVMDRLAMKNNSKKNGIDYLQGAKLINMIQLSTSLSKSAINKIYGHERFECLKVLVDSCRR; encoded by the coding sequence ATGAATTTCAGGCATTTAACAATTGAGAATTTCCGAAATTTTGAAAGTGTAGATATTGATTTAACTAATCGTAATATTATTTTTGGACTAAATGATATAGGAAAGAGTAATTTCCTAGCTGCTATCAGGTTCATTTTAGATAGAAATTTCAGGAGAAATGGTTTCATGGATTCGGATTACTACAATAAAGATACCAGTAAAGAAATTACTCTTACTCTCAAAATAGGGATTTCCGATGAGGAGAATGACGATAACAAAAAGATTTTTACTATGATGGGCGGTGCCATTTCTTCGAGTGCTAAGGAAATTTATATTCAACTTAAATCAGTATATGATGGTGAATCCCTTGTTGGAGAACCGAATCTTTTTTGGGGTATTGATTTAGAGAATTTAGAGGAGATTCCCAGTAGTCAGTCTTACTATGAATTAGATAAATATTTTAATATAATTTATATTGACTCATCAATTCAACTAGAAAGCACATTTAAGAGATATTCCAAAGAGATTTTAAAAGGTGATTCAAGTTTAAGTGAAACAGAAAGAAAAGTACTTAGCACCCACATTAAGAATCTTAATAAGAGTGTTGGAAAGTTGAGTACGATTAAGGAATTTGAAAAAGAACTTGTAAATGAATATAAGAAATTTAAAGATGACAAGAACTTTAAGGTCTCAATTCGATCCGAGATTGAATTAAGTAATATTCATAGTAAACTCACGCCATATATATTGGATGAAAAACTTGAAAACTATCCAACCTCTGGTGACGGCAGAAAAAAGATTCTTGCCTATACGCTTCTTACATTGGAAAATCGTAGATTAGAAGAAAGGAAAATTAATATATTCTTGATTGAGGAACTAGAAAATCATTTACATAGATCAATGCAGATTGCGTTGTCGTATCAGATATTCTCTGATGAAATATTTAAGTATCTGTTCATGACAACTCATTCCTCATTAATAGTAAGCCAGATGGATGATGTTAACTTAATTAAACTTTTTAAGCAAGGTACAGTAACAGGGAAATCCTTTATTTATAGGGTTCCTGAAAAGTATAAAACCTTAAAGCAAAAACTGAATCAAAACTTGGCGGAAGCAATCTATGCGGATGTGGTTTTATTGGTTGAGGGACCATCTGAAAAAATCCTGTTTGAACGAATTCTCAGAGAAAAGTTTGAGCGGTATGAAAGTTATGGCGGCTATATACTTGAGGTTGATGGCATCAATTTTATAGAATACTATAAGGTGTTAACAGAACTCGGTATAAAAGTAATAGTTAAAACAGATAATGATCTAAAAAAAGTAAAAGGAAGACCAGAATGTAATCTCTTGGGGATAAATAGATGTCAAAGACTTATTGAAGAGGTTGAAGTAGAAAATCTGAGTGGTATTGACCCTATTAGATATGAAAAAGAAGCTGATTATAAAATTGAAAGAAAAATCTTTGTCTTTAACAAGTACCCTGACATAATCAAAAGATTAAAAGATAACAATATTTATTTATCTAGAATAGAGTTGGAAAATGATTTGTATGAAGTTATACCAGGGGTAATGGACAGATTAGCAATGAAAAATAACAGCAAAAAAAATGGTATAGACTATTTACAAGGTGCAAAACTCATTAATATGATTCAATTAAGTACTAGCCTTAGCAAATCGGCAATAAACAAAATATACGGACACGAAAGATTTGAGTGTCTGAAAGTGTTGGTGGATTCATGTCGCCGTTAG